The sequence below is a genomic window from Oreochromis aureus strain Israel breed Guangdong linkage group 12, ZZ_aureus, whole genome shotgun sequence.
CTCAGGCGGGGCACTAATGAGCTTGTCAATCAGGACTTGACACTGTGTTATTCAAACGTGCTCTGATGAATGTGAATTGAATTTGAAAGAATAAGGTCGAGTAAGAAGTAGAGATTCAGCTTTCTTTCCTCGCTAAAGCACACTAATTTAACTTGCAGAACAGATAATAAGAGTTAGTGGAGCATTTTGGCAGATTAATGATTTCTCTTGTCCTTTGGTGTGGTGATACCCGCAGAGACTTGGCTCCAAGAGACATTTCTGGAACCTCTGATCCCTTCACAAGAGTTATTTTCAACAACCATAGTGCAGAGACCTCGGTGAGCTCTGTCTGCATGCATGAGTGGGTTATGTGGGTTGCACTGAAGTCTGATTGATGGTTGCCTTACTGTTTGTCATTTAAAggttaaatgttaaagattAGGCTGATCTTTtgatttctttccatttcttaATGCTGGATTTTTAGATAATCAAGAAGACCCGCTTTCCTCACTGGGGTGAGACGTTAGAGCTGGAGCTGGATCCAGAGGAGCTGCGTGAAGAAGAGGGGACTGTTACTGTACAGGTCTGGGACTGGGACATGGTGGGCAAGAATGACTTTCTGGGAAAGGTGAGGATCCCATATTGCTAATCATTTTTCATATGTATTAAAATTCAGGTCATGAGTAGCTTAAAAAAGGTTTTATAATTGAGTACAGTTTTCCTTGCTATAAAATTAAGGCTTTTACTTCTTCATGTCTGATATTGTGTGCttgctttctgtttcttttccacAGGTGGAAATCCCTTTTGCTTGTTTGCACAAGACACCTCAGTTAGAGGGCTGGTTTCGTTTAATGCCCTTGGGAAACAATGAGGTTGACGCTGGGTGAGGATTATGGGTGTGCTTGTTTGTACAATGTGGTGACTATCCATCTTTAGAGAGAGGCATTTCCTTTCGGAAACCATCAAGACTGAAATTGTCGTAGCAATCATCGCATCTTTTCTTAAATGTTCCCAAGAGAAGCCTTAATTTTCCTCCTGGCTCTCTTTCGAGCACTTAAATGCACAATCACAGATGTATAGCCAGCGCGTTGATGGCATCTGCACCCTGAGATAATTTTAGAGTGAGCGGAGGGCTGAGTGAACTGTAAAAGGGAATTTCTCAGGTTCATTAGGAAATGACTCACTCTCTTATAAGGGTTTTTACACTCCAGTCCACTGTTGATTTAGAGAGGACTGTGACCAAGCGGTGCGTCATTTTTCCCCAAACACGGTGAGCCTTGTGTTTAGAAAATGTCCTTGCCAGGGGCAGGATGATTTAGCGGTTGTTTTTACGAGTGTACTCTAAGCTTTATTTCTTATCTAAACTGCATCTTCCGATCAACCGCTgactccattaaaaaaaaaagagtttatgCAAATGTCTAACCAGACCCAGACATTATTTTGTTAGCTGATACTTTCCTTTGTTTTTAGTGGCAAGCTGGGAGCACTCCGTCTCAAGGTGCGTCTGGTGGAGGATCAGATCTTGCCATCCATGTACTATCAGCCTCTCATCGACCTTCTGGTTGAGTCGGTAATCTCCCCTACAGAGGTCAGCATGACAGCTCCTCTTCAATGCTGATATTCATTTGTTGACCACTCAGTCACTCGCCATGTCAAAGGACTGCTGTGTGCATTACTTCTTCAACTCCAGTGTTTTCCCTTCATCAGCAGTTAGACCTCATTTTCCTCATCTGTCCGGCTTCCCAGTTGCGCAAAAATTCTTGACCCGTGACCCGAGTTCTCTTCTTCTCAACAGGTGGAGGATAGCAGCGCTCTGACTATGCTGGAGGAGGTGACCACAGTTGAGAGCAGACAGGACGTGGCAATGACTCTGGTGAAAATCTACCTGGGACAAGGACTGGTGGTACCCTTCCTGGATTACCTTAACACCCGGGAGGTCAATCACACCAGTAAGACGAAGCGAAAAAGTGCAAACTTTAAACCGTTTTTAAAGGTTTTGATTTCATGTCCTCCATCTTGCTAAATTTACTCAgaatttgtgtgtatttgtgctcttAATTACATGTAATAACTGTGGCTGAACTTTGAATATACAGTGTAGGATCTAAGTTTATCTCTGTTAGTCAGTATTTATATTAGTCAGACTTTGGGACATGCCAGTTTGCTGTTATTGCTCCACTCTCCAGAGACCCTCtgagggctgctgctgctgaattgACATTGAGGTCTCTGAACACTGCAGCTATGGTATGTGTGTGGGCAGTAAAAGCCTCCCAACACTATATTTACTACCCCAGTGCCAATTATTTACTCACCCAACAGTCTTCCCTTGGCTGTTCTCTGGTCTGGATTAGTCATGTTTTTGCCTCCGCACCATATCCCCATGATAATTCACACTGAGCTCTGGTCTTTGGTTTCTGTTGGTGTAGTTTCTGCTAATAAGCATAGTGCCTAAGTTTCCATAGCAACTCCACATGATCCAAATGGTAACTGCTTGATCAGGAATGCATCGTGTGAGCACCCAGACATTAAAGTTAGGCACACGGCACAAAGACGTACAGTACACCTGCTGGGCAGCATTGAAAAACCCGCCCTTCTCCATACATCCAAATAATTTACCTAGCAACCCAGTCCCGTTACTATGGATATTTTAGTGTCACCGCATGACTAACATGACATTGAGGCAAGGTCGGTCTGCCCTCACTTGTGACTCTGGACTATTTGTTCTTGATTGATAGACTTGCGCCAGACTAAATAGAAAGCATAGATACTTAAGAAATGTATAAATGAGCCCAGAGAAAAAGGTGAAATGAGGGTGGAGCAAACAAATGCTCCACAGGCTATATGAAAAGCTTCCACTCTGAGGAAGCAGTGTTTCAatcttagatttttttttcatcgaGTATAATTAAGTGCCTGATGAGGGCTACTGGATGCAGTAATGTGATCCTTTCCTCCCATTCCCACTGTCATACATCATATAAAAGGTGTTTTTAGGCATAGCAGTAGATAGATGACAGGAAAAGAGCAATAAATTGTTGTGGTGGATGTTGAGCTTCTTacccttttttaattttttaattgaaaactGTTGCTTTGTTTCACTTGATTCAGATTAAGGAAAATCTTTTTATGCCCACTAATTTCACTCATATGTAAGATATTGTGCTAAtactatttttttctccttctgctCCAATAGCTGATCCTAACACCTTATTTCGATCAAACTCACTTGCCTCCAAAGCCATGGAACAGTTCATGAAGGTGAgctaagttttaaaaagattattattattatcattatagtTACTGCAGTTTTTCGGTTCCCTGCTCTGAGGGAAAGCATGATGTGCCTGATATTTACTCTCTGAAATATGCAGATTTAGATAAAACAAGGCAAGCTGGCAAGTGTAAGAACAAAACGGCATGTGTAGCATGTGTAGCATGACAAATGCAAAGGTAACTTTAATGGGATGTATGGATGTGTATGTCGACATGACAGGCTGCTGGGTGGGGCAGGATCAATCCAAATTAAGTGCAACAGAAAGTGTGTCAATTTTCAAGATTTCTAGAAAAAGGAGTAAAAAAACACCGGTCATCCAAAAGAGGACAAGAAACAGACAGAGGCAAGGAGAGATGCAGGACAGGAGGTGGTTAGCTTGACAAGCTGACTGAGCCAATTTTGCTTAGGAAGTTTCCCAACTGAGTGCAGTGACCCAGAAGTGTCTAGATCCATAATAGGAAGTAGTCAGATTCTTTAAATGTTAAGGAAAGCTGCTTCAGTGCTTCCCTTATTACCTCCTTTAGCAAAAGATAGACTTTTACATTCCCTTGTGAAATGAAAAGACATAATGCTGCCCCTCAATTCAAATGATCAAAATACTGACACATCATGTGCTGCTaggttttaatttttcatataTGTGATCACTTCACTGATACTCATTGTATGAAGCGCTTTGTAACCTAATTTTAGAAAAGTGctctttaaataaagtttttaataTGTATTTAACTAATTGAAGTGAAGGCTTGCATTGCGTATGTCCTCATTTTTGGTCTTAGCATTTAGTGTTATTAATTCATCTAACATGAGAGGTGCTAAAAAGCCCAGTTAAAGGGTTAATTCTTCAGCAGGACGAGATGAGTGGCATTTCTTGATACAAACACTTCACTGTGTGCTGGAAAGCTGTTCTTGGTAATCAAGTGATATTTTTCACAAGGATATATACACCCTTAATATAAAATTGTCACATTGTCACCTTGTTACATTTTTAACTAGTCTTGTGCAAGTTAGATTCCCTGTGGACAACaatcctgttttcctttttgtgaATTCTTCTTAGCGTCTTTCCTTGACCCTCTGGATATTTCCTATCAAGGGAAAGTGTCATCAACAGATATAAGAGGGAATTTGTTGTCTGTTCGACCACAACCACAAGCTAAACACATACCAGGGACAACACCACATGAGAAAATAaccttcaaaacaaaacaaccaacaaCGGAAAGCGGGACATGGAAAACAAACAGATAAACTGAGGAAGCAGACAGGGAGGGACACACAAAAGACACATGGGAACAGATCAAGAAAAGCGAAACGCATAACAGTGACCTTAACAGATGTCTTCAACATATGATATTGTTTTGCTATCAGGCTGTTGGCATGCTGTATCTGCATGAGGTGTTGAAGCCCATCATCAACCGCATCTTTGATGAGAAAAAGTACATTGAACTTGACCCGTGTAAGATCGACCTGAACCGCACAAGGTAAATCGGACCTAAAACATATCTTGTTGGATCACAATTCCACAGTCATACTCGGACCTGATAATAAAGCAGGACTGCTACAAATGACAAGAGGGGATTTGTGGGTTGTACGCTCAGGCGTGCTGTTCGCAAATTATGTGTTAAAATGGAAAAGCTGCCACAGGAGACTGCCCACTTCCTTTACACTTCACCCCTGAGAGAAAGACATGAATgtgaggaaatgaaaaaaaagtaaaatgggaATGGCTGTTGCTTGGCAACTGCCATGAGCCCCCTGAGATATCTATCTCTGACATGGAGGGAGATCCAGGATCTAACGTTCTCCATGTGTGCAGTAGCTCTAACCTACTATCTTATTTCGTCCCCTTAAATTATCTCAGTTTATGTGTTTAGATATTGTCAATATGGCAGTCATTGTTTGGATTCCTCTGTAGTCACATGGTCTCATATGTAACGAGATAATGAAGAACAGAAATGTTATCAGTCCTTTTATAAACTGTGTTACAGAGCAGATAAAAGCCTCTCTTGCATAGCTGCTGTTTGCATTGCGTTTACTCTGCAGATCTCAGGGATTCATTTGTTTACAGCATCTTTCTTTGTCTCTGAAGAAGGATTTCATTCAAGGGTGCAGTGTCAGAGGCAGAGGTGCGGGACAGCAGCGTGGAGCTGCTGCAGAGCTATTTGACCAGCATCATCGAATCAATCGTGAGCTCAGTCGATCAGTGTCCTCCTGTAATGAGAGTGGCCTTCAAACAGCTGCACAAGAGAGTGGAGGAGCAATTTACCGAGCCTGAGAATGAGGTTAGTGtgaagcaaaacacacacagaggaaagcGTGTCAGTGTATTTGTGGTTACTTTCACCCGCAGCTTATCCCGAGGCAGCCTGTCACCGTTCAGTGACTCGTCTTCATTTTTACAGGATGTGAAGTACCTGGCCATCAGTGGATTCTTCTTCCTGCGTTTTTTTGCTCCTGCAATCCTCACACCTAAGCTGTTTCAGCTGAGAGACCAGCATGCTGACACGCGTACAAGCAGAACACTGTTACTACTAGCCAAGGTATGATTCagaacacagacatgcacataGACTCTGCTGTGAATAATTTATCCATGTTCAGACTTGTgcaccccccaaaacaaaacaaaaaataaacagtaaagtGTTGGAAGCCTTGAGTGTGATGCAACAGGCCATCTGTGTGAGGAGATGGATTTTAATGTTGTggatgtaaaacaaataaaacatggaGCAGGAATACGatgtaacacaaacacacagtgtttgtgtaatgtcaacagagagagagcgctGAGCCACTCCTtgcttttttcactttgtttggTAATTATGTAACACTGTAGGTCTGTGTGCCTTATTTTAAGTTCTGCCAGAATCAGCAAAATAAGATTGATATTCCATCTCCAGTCATTTATATTTAGCACTATGTCTCTGCTCTGGTCTGAGACCTCACCATCCTTTCTTACGTTCACGTGGAAATTCTAAAGGCAGTGAGGGCAGCAGCAAGATGCCCTTAGGGAACAGAGCAGGGATCAGTGAGGACAGGATGACATGGAAGTAGCATCCTTAGCTTCAAATGAAGAAGCTGGGATGGAGTTGGTAGACTGAAGAATTTTGAAAAGAGTATGAGATTTGCCAGTAGGATGTACGGAAAGGGAAACAGCTGAGCTGATGTGAGCTGGAATTtagatcagctgatctgctgggattgaGTCTGTTCTCCCAGAACTAAATCTGTATTCATTTTTATGACactaataaaaatgttaattattTGAAAGGTGCTGATAATCTGCAGTAATGCCACTAGATCACCTGTTGTTAGCAACTCGTTTAAAATTCATAActcacagcaaatctcaaagAAGTTTTTTTCACCATCTATACAGAGTATGGCCATAAAACATCCCTCTCACATTTTGCTCCATTTTAACCATAAATAGATCAGATGAGCATGTCAGCAGGTTATAACTGAAATTTGAGTTGATGTTTCTCGATATCATCAAAAGCAGGGATCTTAGATCCAGATGTTAGAAGAACAGTAAAACCTCATTCCACTCCCACGTGTGGCTTCTGTGGttgctgtccatggtgctgaagaACTGTTGCCATGGGCCCTCTACAGAGACGGGGAACGGGCTATTTTTACCTCTGTGTGCTGCAACCAGTCTGTGGTTCAAAGCCAAGCATCAGAGAGGATGTAGAGGGGGACTTCCTCCTCGCCCTAGGCCAGGTGTGGGCTGGACAAAGGGCCTCGCAGCATGCTTGGCCCCAGGGACCCTTTTGATCTTCGACTTTTAGATATGCAGTCACTCCCTCACTTCTGTCATTTTCTGGAGATTTGATATGGTGAAGATGTGAGTTTGTAGTTGATATCGTGTCTCTGTGTTGCCAGGCACTACAAAGTGTTGGGAACTTGGGACTTCAGCTGGGCCACGGAAAAGAACAGTGGATGGCGCCTCTTCATCCCATCATCCTTCGCAGTGTGGCTTCTGTCAAGGACTTCCTGGACAAGTTAATTGACATAGATCATGACACTGGTAAGACTGTAACCACCAAACACATCACTACAACGTGTAATCAAAAGAAGCCAAGTCCAGAGGTCATGCTGTTGAGCTAATCAGCCACAGGCTACCTGCCAGTGTAGTAGCTCCCAGCTGATATAGGTGAAACAATACTGTAGCCCCGCAGTGAAATATTCATAACTAGCTGGAAGTCTGGAAAAGAGATGACATGGTTAATGAGCTGGCAGGGAGCTGAAGTGAGAAGCTGCCACACGGGTTACCCAACATGTCCTGGCTGTTGCCTTAATGTCATGTGTCAGTGAGGCTGTTGTTGTGAAACATCTTCCCCCTCTGACATATCGTGTTTCAACCTCCGTCTTCACATCACACCCACTTTTTTCTCCTAAAGGCCAGTTTGACATTTAATGCTCTCGAGGTGAATTTGTTGGACAGAAGCAGACGCTTGTTATTCCTCTTTGAAGCTCTATCCCTCATGGGGTGATGGAACAAGACTTAGGAGCCATGTGTAACAGAGTGCAGTGTAAAGCAATGAATGTATATAGTTTATTGACACAGCACCACCTTGTGTCTATCTGGGCGAATATGCAATTAGCTACAGATTATAAACAGTTTTCCCTTATGTCCGTCTTCTGCTTTCTCTGCGTAGCGTCTGAAGTGCCTCAGAGGGCTGTGTTCACGGCTTCAGTCACAGTCAAAGAGGGGTTTctccacaaacacaaagcagaagGACCCCAACTGTTATCCCGCTTTGCATTTAAGAAACGCTACTTCTGGTTGACGAGTGAGACGCTGTCTTATGCCAAGACTCCCGACTGGCAGGTGGGTACTGTACCAGCAAAACTTTATAATCTACCAACATACTGCATATCATGTGAGTATTTATGTTACTGCTCATTTTGGCAACCAGCCACTCTGTCAAGTGTTGCTTTTTAATCATGTACGACTGCTGGATCAAATAATCAAAAACAATCAAAGTAATGATAAAAATACACGTACAATATGCCCATTTGTGCCCCATGAAGGGCATTCATCACCACGTGTcgcacaaacagaaaacattttagtCATCCGCTGCTTTGCTTTCATGCATTTGTGTTGATCTTCTCGTGAGAACATCATTACTGATATTACAATGTGGTGCCTAAACCCGTGATAATGATTTCCTCTCATTTTCTAACCAGAGACtgtcagagagagggagagggttgATGGGAGCAGAACATCCTCGTCGCTAAATGCCTCTCTTTGAGCCAGTCTCTGCTTTGTGTGACTGGAATAAAGGCGAGGGTTAATTGAAGGCTATGGATATTCATACGAACATCGCAAATCAGACTGGAGACAATGTCCTGGCCCCTTTTCTCCATGTTGGAGCACTCCAGTCTCAGTGAGATGAGCTCCCATTGGAAGTGGCTGATTTACACTTTAAAGTAGCCTTTGCTGCCACGATGATCTCATCCTCACTTCCTCCTTGCACCGTACCGTTCCTCGTAGCTTAATGAGTGCAAAATATTTCAGGATGAGAAACCTCTTCATTAATTTGCTCAGTGATCAGATGTCACCTTTATTTCACTGAGTCCTTACTGTAGTATGCCTGAGGCAAGGCATGATACATCATTGCCATCATGTGCATACCTGTCGTAATTGGGGCTGTGGTTTGCAGGTGCGCTCTTCAATTCCTATtcagtgtgtgtgcgctgtggAGAGGGTGGATGAAAATGCTTTTCAGCAGCAGAATGTAATGCAGGTCATCACCCAGGACAACGACGGACAGCTGCACACCATGTACATCCAGTGCAAGGTGGGTTTGTACACCACCCAGTTGCAAAGACAGTACATGAGTTTTTTAAGTTGgtcgcttttctttttttctttttttttcttttttacacaaAACCCTTGACAGTTTTCTATAGTCgcagattttaatttttaacaagTTTTTTATTAACTTTTCTAGGAAAAAGTAATTGAATATCTATATTGTTTTACTTGAATATCTATATTGTTTTACTTCTGTCACAATGATGTGCTTTATCCCTGTAGGTTTTTCAGCTGATTGCATTCAAAtggcagatttttcttttttcagttggACATTAAACTTCATGGTTCACCGTATTTCAATTTTCCCAAACAGAATGTAAATGAGCTGAACCAGTGGCTGTCTGCGATCAGGAAAGTCAGCATCTACAATGAGCGCATGCTGCCCTCTTTTCACCCGGGGGTTCATCGCAGTGGCAAGTGGACCTGCTGCCTGCAGGCCGACCGAGCTGGTAATCCTGCTGTTATTACTTCCAGATGCACTGAGTTATGTCCAACACAATAACATTTGTAGGACACTTGCAACCTCCCCTTTGCTACTTTACTAAGGTTTGACTGGCTGTTTTTGATGCGCTCTCCAAATATATTGTATTTACTCACCACCTTGCATGTGGGATTAAACATTTTGCATTCTTTTCAGCACCGACACTTCAGGTTTGATTGTTACTAAGGCTGTTCCATTGACTATTATATACAAACTAGTAGAAACATCCATTAAAAGGATTAAATGGATCATCAGTAGGATATTTTACATTTAGTGGGGTGAAGTTCAGACTGTGTAGAGTgccagagatgaataaaaaGCGTGTATCAGTTGCAGGCTGCAGTAGAACCCACTCAGCTGTGACACTTGGTGACTGGAGTGACCCGCTGGATCCCGACGTGGAGACTCAGACGATATACAAGCAGCTTCTGCAGGGCAAAGACAAACTCAGGTTGGTGCCCGAGAATGTCCTCGGCCTGTATGCATTTCTTTTCCTGAACACTAGAGGTCTATGTTGCTATACAGTAAAGCACTGCCGTGCTGCTTCTTGACATTAGTATGAGTCAAGTGTTTAACTTTCACTGTGTGATCATGTGATATGATTCTGACTGATACTGCAGGAACAAATATCTGGAGATGCCGGATGATGATGAGACAGCGTCcaataaagaaaagaagacgAATGTGGACGTTCACCCAGGTGACGCTAAACTTTAACTTTTCTATCATGTTACATGTTCAAGTGCTTTTATTGttgtattatcattattattatcccCTTATATTCTATGTGGGTATGACTTTACTAGGAAGTAATTCTAGAGAAAAACCATCCTTTTATCTACAAATGTCTCTGTCACAGATGGTGCTGAATGCACCGTTCAGCAAATGAAGCCATGTCAGGGCATCGCTGCTCGGCTGCTGGTGGTGATAGAGGACCTGGAGCAGGCTCACGCTACCTTCCAGCGCAGAGAAAAGGAGGACGCCACCAGTGTTATTATGAATCCCTAGAGTTCACATGTGGACTGGGAGCCTTTAATGCATCAAGGCAGGTTAGGGGTGGGGAAGGGCAGCATCCTGTACCAACACAAGTGAGAACCAGCTAACCCACTCTCTTGATTGTCATGGAGAAAAAAGTGGCTGCGTGGTGCCACCTCTTCCAGCCTTTTAGTACATTTCCTCCTGGCTGTAAAGAGCAAGAGGGAATTCTGCCACTTTAATCTTTTTGATTCTCCGAGTGCCACCGACAAGAGCGCCGCGGGAAGATTATGATACTTGACAAAAAGGAggtgggggggaggggggagggacTTTGAAGCATGATCTGACTTGATATTTTTTATGTAGATAATAAGCAATCTGTTGCATGGCCCACATCCACTTGTtgtgaaatgtgaaaagaaGCTTTTATATTTTGAGATACTGTACAGGACCGGAGTCacacatttttatgcaaaaagCTTGTTTTAGTGTAACCTACAGTACCTGAATGTAAGGTGTTTTGATATTGCTGTTATTATTATcaatgctttgtatttttattgAGGCAAACTATCACCATGGCCgcaatgtagcagtgacaataacatTATAAGTTATTCCACAGTATGACGCCGCCTGTAAAGTGAGcaaaattcagattttaattGTTGCTTCAGTCCCTTTACACAAAACATCCGCTTTGGTTTGGTGCTACGGCCAGTAAATGTTGGGTTCTGATgtaattcacatttttataatGCCATTGCTAAGATGGGTAATATTTACCTGGTTATTATTGAATATCAATACATGgacacattttatttgaaaaaaagggGAATTAACAATCATGAGACACTCCCATTTGCTAAGTTTACATTTTCTGAGATTTTTGTGCCACTGCATTGGGCTCATGTGTTTGAGATGCCAAATTTGCTTTTAggaattttaaagaaaaaatatacatgtggggaattttgatcatttttcatAGAGAAAGTAGTGTTCTGTGTCcatttattaaacaatattCAGTTGAATAAAATCTGATCTGAGATCACTGAGATGACCTCAGCAGGCGTTCTTCTTACCCTCAAGCTTAACACTCTAAAACACATGGCAGACATTACATTCAGCATCCTGTATTGAGATGGTTATTACGAGTGTGTTGGTGTTTGCAGCtttccacatttttcttttattaatttgACACTCGAGTCATAGCGAGAGTAGGCATGAGTGGAACATTGTGTTCTCTTGAATGGGGACTCTtgttatgaaaaagaaaagaaaggaaaaaaaaaacccagcctgTACCTTATTTTGCAAATTCATCATAATGGTTTGTTCCAAGTGGGTTGTTACTGTGAACACAATTGTATTATTCAATAAACTCCGCTGGAGAAATCAAAGGAGAAGGTGTCAAATTTGTGCCCAGAAAAAACGAgactgacacttttttttttctttacattgaTCCTCACTTGGTTTCCATAAAATGAGGGAATGGTACAAAAAATCTGCTTTGCTGGCTTATGTCTGTCCGTCTCCTGGTTAGCATTAAAGTGTAGGAGGATCTGACTTCAAGCAGACATTGATTCATTTTTGGTATTACAGGAAACCCCATCACATCTGATAGATGCCAGAGCAGGCTCCCAGTGTCATGGTTACCGCTCTACTCCTTTGTTCAAATTTAATCAACCCACCAGAACCACAGAATTCACAATCCAACAAGAATCTGAATGTAATGTTAAATTAtaccacataaaaaaaatatgcgTGCCAGCAGTGCACCTCCCGGTCTTATTTAAATGCTAATGAAAGCAGACCTACCTGCAATGATGCAGCAGTCTCCCTGCTCGCCCCCTCATTAAGCGTGAGAGGTGAGCGATGAGCGGAGACAGGCCAGTAGGGCTTATTTACAAATACTAGCAGGGGTCTGGCCCCCGAGCTGCTGGGTCAGTGACGGAAGGAAGAACGACAACCTGAAAGGGGGTGTGTCTCATCGCCTCAGTCCTGACATCTCAAGGCCTGCTTTAATATGCGCCCACCACAGCTCTTTACCACAGAAGCTGGAGGCAGAAAATTACCATAAAGTAAATTTACTACCAGTGAGAACTCTTCCTGCTGCACTCCAGAACAGCAGCCAGGCTCATTTATATCCATATAACGAGCTCCAAAGCACAGAGTTACCCAGGGAGAAGGAAACGGTGGTGTTAAATAGGAAGAAGACACACCACCAccgggtggggtggggtggggtggggagaCAAGGAGAGCCGGTgtaacaaaagctcaaacaCGCTACCCCTGTCAAGGGCacatttatttttccacaacaaaagacacaaacatgcaacaAGGTCATCACAATTCAATAAAGACCAATAGATTAAGAAGCCCTTTATAGTTAAATCAATGTCTCTGTATATCTTGCTTTTAGTTTATCTCAGTTTGTCCCCGTGAACCATTTTAAATAACAATAGCAGACGCCGCCTAA
It includes:
- the LOC116323570 gene encoding rasGAP-activating-like protein 1 isoform X3 — translated: MAKNTSLYFRIVEGRNLPAKDVSGTSDPYCIVKVDNEVVARTATVWKNLNPFWGEEYTLHLPMGFHSLSFHVMDEDTIGHDDVIGKITLTKEAIGAQAKGLDCWLNLTKVDPDEEVQGEIHLGLELLKDTEKISLRCQVIEARDLAPRDISGTSDPFTRVIFNNHSAETSIIKKTRFPHWGETLELELDPEELREEEGTVTVQVWDWDMVGKNDFLGKVEIPFACLHKTPQLEGWFRLMPLGNNEVDAGGKLGALRLKVRLVEDQILPSMYYQPLIDLLVESVEDSSALTMLEEVTTVESRQDVAMTLVKIYLGQGLVVPFLDYLNTREVNHTTDPNTLFRSNSLASKAMEQFMKAVGMLYLHEVLKPIINRIFDEKKYIELDPCKIDLNRTRRISFKGAVSEAEVRDSSVELLQSYLTSIIESIVSSVDQCPPVMRVAFKQLHKRVEEQFTEPENEDVKYLAISGFFFLRFFAPAILTPKLFQLRDQHADTRTSRTLLLLAKALQSVGNLGLQLGHGKEQWMAPLHPIILRSVASVKDFLDKLIDIDHDTASEVPQRAVFTASVTVKEGFLHKHKAEGPQLLSRFAFKKRYFWLTSETLSYAKTPDWQVRSSIPIQCVCAVERVDENAFQQQNVMQVITQDNDGQLHTMYIQCKNVNELNQWLSAIRKVSIYNERMLPSFHPGVHRSGKWTCCLQADRAVAGCSRTHSAVTLGDWSDPLDPDVETQTIYKQLLQGKDKLRNKYLEMPDDDETASNKEKKTNVDVHPDGAECTVQQMKPCQGIAARLLVVIEDLEQAHATFQRREKEDATSVIMNP